Proteins encoded in a region of the Coregonus clupeaformis isolate EN_2021a chromosome 9, ASM2061545v1, whole genome shotgun sequence genome:
- the igfbp2a gene encoding insulin-like growth factor-binding protein 2-A, with protein sequence MTRSSMPRMISYLSCSLLLLSVAFVGASLAEMVFRCPSCTAERQAACPKLTETCAEIVREPGCGCCPVCARQEGELCGVYTPRCSSGLRCYPKPDSDLPLEQLVQGLGLCGHKVVTEPTGSQEHREQLSGEVVDLLDTGLTEIPPVRKATKDSPWLGPKESAMRQHRQEMKTKMKSNKAEDPKTPRAKQTQCQQELDQVLERISKMPFRDNRGPLEDLYALHIPNCDKRGQYNLKQCKMSLHGQRGECWCVNPHTGRPIPSAPTVRGDPNCSQYVRGPEMDTPASTQK encoded by the exons ATGACAAGAAGTTCCATGCCGAGAATGATATCGTATTTAAGCTGCAGCTTGCTGCTGCTTTCGGTGGCTTTCGTGGGCGCTTCACTCGCGGAGATGGTCTTCCGTTGCCCGAGTTGCACCGCCGAACGTCAGGCTGCGTGCCCGAAGCTCACCGAGACCTGTGCGGAGATAGTGCGCGAACCGGGCTGCGGTTGCTGCCCCGTTTGCGCCCGGCAAGAGGGTGAGTTATGCGGCGTGTACACCCCGAGATGCTCCAGCGGGCTCCGCTGTTACCCGAAGCCGGACTCCGATCTGCCTCTCGAGCAGCTGGTCCAGGGGCTGGGGCTGTGCGGACACAAAGTGGTCACCGAGCCCACGGGGAGCCAGGAGCACCGGGAGCAACTTAGCG GGGAGGTGGTCGACCTCCTGGACACGGGCCTGACGGAGATCCCCCCGGTGAGGAAGGCCACTAAGGACAGCCCGTGGCTGGGGCCCAAGGAGAGTGCCATGCGTCAGCACCGACAGGAGATGAAGACCAAGATGAAGAGTAACAAGGCGGAGGATCCCAAAACACCCCGCGCCAAGCAG ACTCAGTGTCAGCAGGAGCTGGACCAGGTGCTGGAGAGGATATCTAAGATGCCCTTCAGAGATAACCGAGGCCCACTGGAAGACCTGTACGCCCTGCACATCCCCAACTGTGACAAGAGGGGGCAGTATAACCTCAAACAG TGTAAGATGTCTCTGCACGGCCAGAGGGGGGAGTGCTGGTGCGTCAACCCACACACCGGTCGGCCCATCCCATCAGCCCCCACCGTGAGGGGAGACCCAAACTGCAGCCAGTATGTAAGAGGACCAGAGATGGACACTCCCGCCTCAACCCAGAAATAG
- the igfbp5a gene encoding insulin-like growth factor-binding protein 5a, which produces MLVSFSLLATLLLSESGCLGSFVPCEPCDQKVLSMCPPVPVGCQLVKEPGCGCCLTCALPEGQSCGVYTGTCTHGLRCLPKSGEEKPLHALLHGRGVCANENMYKPLHPGRDGYSPEEAMLAEVPESLLPQAKVPLYGGRDHISSRKAQAMRQAKDRKRQQAKLHFVRGLDHSTHALDKLQPEFGSCRRKLDGIIQRMKNTSRVLALSLYLPNCDKKGFFKHKQCKPSRGRKRGICWCVDRFGVQLPGTDYSGGDIQCKDPESNSNKNQ; this is translated from the exons ATGCTGGTTAGTTTTTCACTCCTGGCAACGCTTCTCTTAAGCGAGTCGGGTTGTTTGGGCTCGTTCGTACCGTGCGAACCGTGTGACCAGAAGGTTCTGTCGATGTGTCCGCCAGTACCGGTGGGATGCCAGCTGGTGAAGGAGCCTGGCTGTGGTTGCTGCCTGACTTGCGCACTCCCCGAGGGCCAGTCGTGCGGCGTGTACACGGGAACTTGCACGCACGGGCTCCGGTGCCTGCCGAAGAGCGGGGAGGAGAAACCGCTGCACGCGCTCCTCCACGGGAGAGGAGTGTGCGCCAACGAGAATATGTACAAGCCGCTGCATCCAGGCAGGG acGGTTATTCTCCAGAGGAAGCTATGTTAGCAGAGGTTCCAGAGTCCCTGCTGCCCCAGGCCAAGGTGCCTCTGTACGGGGGCAGAGACCACATCAGCAGCCGCAAGGCTCAGGCCATGAGACAGGCTAAAGACCGCAAGAGACAGCAGGCCAAGCTCCACTTTGTCAGAGGCCTCGACCACTCAACCCATGCCCTGGACAAACTGCAGCCTGAGTTT ggatCCTGCAGGAGAAAGCTGGACGGGATCATTCAGAGGATGAAAAACACATCTAGAGTCCTGGCTCTCTCCCTATACCTCCCCAACTGTGACAAGAAGGGATTCTTCAAGCACAAGCAG TGTAAGCCATCACGTGGGCGGAAGCGGGGGATCTGTTGGTGTGTGGACCGCTTCGGAGTGCAGCTCCCCGGAACTGACTACAGTGGAGGGGACATCCAGTGCAAAGACCCGGAGAGCAACAGCAACAAAAACCAATGA